Part of the Halobaculum halobium genome, GGCGGACCGCCGGGGCGACCGAGGCGGCGGCCGCCGGCGCCGCCGGCGTCGAGACCACCGACGAGGGGATCCCGGTCTCGGCCGCCCGCGCCGGCGTCGGTGAGGTCGAGGCGAACGTCCCCGGCCGGACGTACAAGCAGGTCGACACCTGCGCCGGCGAGTTCCAGGCGTCGACGCCGTACTACTACTCCTCGCGCAAGCCGGAGTGGTTCTCCGGTCCGTTCGAGGGCGACGCCGCCGGCGGCGAGCTGCGCGTCGACCGCGACGCCGAGAGCGTCGTCGTCGTGGGCGGCGGCCCAATCCGCATCGGTCAGGGCGTCGAATTCGACTACTGCTCGGTGCACGCGGTGCGCGCGCTGCGCGAACAGGGCATCGACGCGCACGTCGTGAACAACAACCCCGAGACGGTGTCGACGGACTACGACACCTCCGACGGGCTGTTCTTCGAACCGATCACCGCCGAGGAGGTCGCCGACGTTATCGAGGCGACCGCCGCAGACGGCGTGATGATCCAGTTCGGCGGGCAGACCTCCGTCGACATCGGCGAGCCGCTGCGCGACGAACTGGAGCGCCGCGGCGTCGAGTGCGACATCATGGGCACCGCCGTCGAGGCGATGGACCTGGCGGAAGACCGCGACCGCTTCAACCGCCTCATGGACGAGCGCGGCATTGCCCAACCGGAAGGCGGGTCCGCGACCAGCGAGGAGGAGGCGCTGGGGCTGGCCCGGGAACTGGGCTATCCGGTACTGGTCCGCCCGAGCTACGTGCTCGGCGGACGCGCGATGCGCGTCGTCGACGACGACGACGAGCTGAAGGAGTACATCGAGGAGGCCGTGCGCGTCTCCCCGGACAAGCCGATCCTCGTCGACGAGTTCCTCGCCGACGCGGTCGAGCTCGACGTCGACGCCGTCGCCGACGGCGAGGACGTGCTCATCGGCGGCGTGATGGAACACGTCGAGGCCGCGGGCGTCCACTCCGGCGACTCCGCGTGCGTCATCCCGCCGCGCTCGCTCGACGAGGAGACGATGGCCCGTGTGCGCGAGGTGACCGAGGAGATCGCAGACGCCCTCGACACGGTCGGGCTGATGAACGTCCAGCTGGCGGTGCGCGACGGCGAGGTGTACGTCCTCGAAGCGAACCCGCGCTCCTCGCGCACGGTCCCGTTCGTCTCGAAGGCGACGGGCGTCCCCATCGCCAAGCTCGCCGCCCGCGTCATGGCCGGCGAGTCGCTTGCGGACATGGCCGTCGACGAGGCGATCCCCGAACACTTCTCGGTGAAGGAGGTCGTCCTGCCGTTCGATCGCCTGCCGAATTCGGACCCGCGCCTCGGCCCCGAGATGAAGTCCACGGGCGAGGTGATGGGTACGGCGAGCGACTTCGGCGTCGCCTACGGGAAGGCGCTGGACGCGGCGGGCCAGCGGCTCCCCGACGGCGGCGTGGTCGCGTTCGAGACGGTCGGCGACAGCCTCCCGCGGAGGGGCACCGAGGAGTACGAGCACCTCCGCGCGGGGCTGGAGGAGTACTACGAGGTCGAGCCGGTCGGTGACGTGGCGGAGGCGCTGCGCCGCGGCGACATTGACTTGCTGATATCCGACGAGGTCGACGCGCTGCGCGCGGCCGTCTCCGAGGAGGTCGCGTACCTCTCGACGACCGAGTCGGTCGAGGCGTCGCTCGAGGCGCTCGCCTCCCGCGGCCAGGACCTGGACGTGCTCGCGGTCTCTGAGCGCCCGCGCCGCACGGCGGCGTGGGGACGGAGGGACTGACGGGCTATCGACTGACGACGGTCGCAGCCACGCTCGCAACCACACCGGCCTGCGGCCCCCTTTTCACGTGGGCGCGCGAACTGCAGCGCGTGACCGACGAAGACGCGCCCTCGACGGTTGCCGATCAGCTCCCCGACGATCTCGCCGAGGTGTTCCCCGCGTTCGCGGGGATCGACGATCCCGATCTCCGCACGAGCGTCCGCGACGCGTACGCGCTGGCACTCGCCGAGACGGACTGGACCGACCTCGCGGCGGTGCCGTGGCTCCCGGACGAACAGGCTCGCCTCGGTCTTCCCGACGAGACGAACGTGGAGCACGTCAACGACGTGACCGCGCTGGCGACGGCGCTGACGGACGCCCTTACCGACCGCCGTCCCGATCTCGGGATCGACCGCGACCTCGTGGTCGCGGGCGCGCTCGTCCACGACATCAGCAAACTGTACGAGTTCGCGCCCGGCGAAGGCGGCGACGCGGTCACAACCGACTACTACGACCTGCTCGGCCACCCCTACGTCGGCGTCCACGTCTGTGAGGCGGCGGGGCTGCCGGTCGCGCTGTCGCACGTCGTGCTCTCGCACACCGGACGGACCACCGTCGAACCCGCGACGCCCGAGGCGGTCGTGGTGAAGCGGGCCGACGAGGTCGCCGCCGCGGCGATCCGCGCGCAGGCCCTGGAGGACCTGCGCGACGCGTGAGGGCCCGCGGCGTGTCGAGTAGACGCGACCGCGGAGTGGACCCGTCACGCTTCGGACGACCTCACACCGCACCGCCGCGCGACTTACTCGAGCTTCCCGAGCGCCTCGAAGAAGTCCGAGGAGGGCCCGGCGATCCGGACCGGCGGCTCCGTCGTCGCGACGGTCACCTCGGTGGGGACCTCGAGGGTCCGCTGATCGCGGCCGTCGGTGATGACGACGGCCTCGTCGGTGTCGGTGAGGGTAACGCTCACGGTCGCGTCTGATCCGACCAACAGCGGGGGCATCCCGTCCTCGGCGCACATCTCTGTGACGACCAGGCCGTCGACCGACGGGTGAACGAGCGGTCCGCCCTCCGAGAGGTTGTACGCGGTCGACCCGGTCGGAGTTGACACGAGCACGCCGTCTGCGTGACCGCTGGAGTAGAGCGACCCGTCGACGCGGACCTCGTACCCCACGCCGCCGCCGCGACCGCGTCGGCCACCCTGGACGACGATCTCGTTGGCCGCCGGATCCGAGCGCCAGCCCTCGCACTCGGCGGCGATCCGTGGGGCCTCGCGGACGTGCATCCCGTCGCCGCGGAACGCGTCGACCTCGGCGAGCACCGCGTCGACCGCGTTGTCGGGCGTGACGCCGTTGAGAAACCCGACCTCGCCGAGGTTCACGCCGAGTATCGGCACGCCGCCGGCGCCGCGGGCCGCAAAGAGGAACGTCCCGTCGCCACCGATAGAGACGACGAGATCGACGCGGTCCATCGCGGAGACGGGGATGCCCTCGAGGTCGAGGGCAGAGGCTGTCGCCTCGTCGACGGTGACGCGCACGTCGCCTGCTCGGAGCCGATCGCGCAGGTCCTCCGCCAGGTACGCCGCGCGGGTGTTCCCCCGCTGGGCGACGATGCCGACTTCCATACCCGGACGTGGCCGCCCCCGGTCAAAAAGCCACTCGACAGCGGCTGATGACCCGCGGGGTCGGTCACGTGAGCGCGCAGGAGCGCGGGTACGCTGGGGAACATTCATGCCCGCGGCCCGTCTCCGAGGTGACGATGAGCGAACGGTCGAGGACGGCGCACGCCGCGCGTGCCCCGCCACGGCGGGCGACGGTGGACCGAGCACGCGGGAGGAGCCGACCGTGAGCGACGACGACGACTGGTACGAACGCGCCCTCCGGGAAGCCGACGAAGACGGTGAGGAGCCCGAGTCCGACGACGAGCGAGCCAGCGACGAGCGAGCCGACGGTGATCACGCAGATGACGATCGAACGTCGAGAGAGGAGGAGCCGGCAGGCGCTGGCGACGACGCCGCGTCGGGCGACCCCCCGTTCGAGGCGGACGTCGACCCCGCCGAGGGCGAGTTCGACGACGACTTCGACGATCTCGACGGCGGTTCGTTCGACGCGGCCTTCGGCGACGACTTCGAACCGCGTCGCGTCGAGACGGCGGAGCCGGACTCCGCGGGTGACCCAGAGTTCGGGGGGACCGACGCCAGCGGCGAGCGCGACGAAGACGCCGAAGGTCAGGACGTCCGACCAGACCAGTCGACAGGCGAGACAGGAGCCGGCTCGTCCGCGGACCCTGACTCGGCGGACGGTTCGACCGACCCGTTCGGCGGGGTGAGCGACGACGCGGCAGACCCCGCCGGCACCGGTGGCGACGACCCGATGGACGACCCGTTCGGGGACGATTTCGGCGCGGCGATGCAGAACGCGCCGGGATCTGGGGGCCAGGACGGCGGTGGCCCGGGAGGTGCGGGGGGTGACGAGTTCGGTGGCGGATTCGGCGACTTCGGTGGCGGTGGGTTCGGAGGGGGCGGGATCGCCGGCGGCGGTCCCGACTTCGACGAGGAGGAGTTCGAGTCGGACATCAAACGGATCGACATCGGGATCGAGGGGCTCGACGAGATGATCCTCGGCGGCGTCCCCGAGCGGTCGCTGATGGCGGTCGTCGGCAGCGCCGGGACGGGCAAGACGACGTTCGGGCTCCAGTTCCTTACCGAGGCGCTGAAGAACGACGGCGACGCGGTGTACATCACGCTCGAGGAGTCCAGAGAGCGGATCCTCTCGACAGCCGAAGAGAAGGGGTGGGAGTACCGTCGCTACGCCGAGGAGGACCGCCTCGCGGTCATCTCCATGGACCCCATCGAGATGGCGAACTCGCTGGACTCCATCCGCGACGACATCTCCCGGCTCGTCACCGAGTTCGGCGCCGACCGACTCGTTCTCGACTCCGTCTCGCTGCTGGAGATGATGTACGACCATCCGAGCAAGCGCCGCTCGGAGGTGTTCGACTTCACCAGGTCGCTGAAACAGGCGGGCGTGACGACGATGCTGACGAGCGAGGCGAGCGAGGACAACCCCTACGCGTCGCGCCACGGCATCGTGGAGTACCTCACCGACGCCGTGTTCGTCCTCCAGTACGTGCGCCCGTCGGACTTCCGCGAGACGCGCCTCGCCGTCGAGATCCAGAAGATCCGCGACGCGAACCACTCGCGCGAGACGAAGCCCTACGAGATCATGAACGACGGCATCTCGGTGTACCGGCAGGCGAACATCTTCTGAGCCGGATACCCGGGACGGCTCCCGGGGTTGCGGCCAGCGTCACGTCTCCGGCGTGAGCGGCGCTTCGAGCCGAACTCCGACTTCCGACGGTCGACAGTGAACCGCGACCGGCTGACGACGACCAAGCGGGTCAGACCTCGGCGGTCCAGTAGGAGACCGACGAGAGCTTCTCGCCGATCTGGTTCGAACCGATCGCCTGATCAAGCGACCAGAAGGGGTCGGCGACGGCGTTCGGCACTTCGCGATAGAACCCGTAGGGGAACACGAAGTCGTGGTCGGCCTGGCGGAGGCGCAAGCCGGCGCCGTCGACGAGCCGCTCGACCTCCTCGCGCCCGTACAGCCGCGACCCCATCGGAAGCGCCCAGTTGTACAGCACGCGGAACGATGACCCCCGGAACGTGTCGAAAAAGACCACGTCCTTCGAGACGCGCGCCATCTCTGCGAGGAACTTCGCGGGCGTGTCCGCGAGGTGGAAAAACCGCATCGCGAACACGGCGTCGAAGTGGTCGTCAGGGAACGGGAGCCGGGCGGCGTCGCCGCGCATGAACTCGACGGTCGACGCGATGCCGGCCCGGTGAGCCTTCTCGCGTCCCTGCGCGAGCATCGCGTCGGAGATGTCGAGGCCGACGATGTCGGCGCCCCGCTCGGCGAGCATCACGGTGAACCGTCCGGTACCGCAGGCGATCTCGAGCACGCGTTCGTCCTCGACCGGCGCGAGCGCCTCGAGCACGGCGCGCTTCTCGCGGCGGTCGATGAGGCGTCCGCCCTTCGAGAATCGCTTGCTGTCGTACTCCTCGGCGACCGCGTCGGCCTGGTACCACTCCTGGCCCTTCACACTACATCCGGATGCTCGGGCGAGCGGTAAAACGATACTGATAGCCCGCCGACTGCGGCGCGGTCCGCGGCTCGCCACCGTGGGTTTCTACGGACCGATCACCCGCTCGTGACGATCCGCTCGGTCGGGATCCGGATGATGACGCGAGGGCCCGACTCCTCGCCGTGGTGCGGATACTCGTCGACGTCGAAGTACCGCTTCGCCAGCTTGTCGATGTGCTCGACGGCGCCGTCCTCGGTGAGTTCAGCTTCCCCCATCACCGACACGTAGCGGTACGGGTCCTCGGGGTCGGTGACCGAGAGCCCGACCTTCGGGTTGTTCCGGACGTTCCGTTCCTTGCGCCGGCCGCGGGCGGTGTTGACGAGAACGTACTCGCGGTCCTCGTGGTCGACCCACACCGGCGTAACCTGTGGCGTTCCGTCTGGCATGACCGTCGAGAGGTGCGCGAACGACTCCGACTCGAAGATGTCGACGTGTGACGCTGGAATCACGTGTTCCCCTCGGCCGGGCGGTACTTGGTCGTTAGCGTCGGCGATCCGCACCGGGGGGCTGGCGTCCCGTCGGTTCGACAGCGCGTCGCCTTCCGCTCGCTCCCCGACCGAACTCGGCACTTGTCAGAGAATCGCCCCGCCGAACTGGCGGATTCTGCCCGAACGGGCACAGTGATATTATGCGTATAAGGGATATGCACGAGTTGGTCTTGTATTGAGGCAACCTTTACCAGCACCCTTGAACTCCGAAGGAGTATGAGCACCAGTACCGCGGACCCGGACGCTGCAGACGCGCTCACCGACACTGAATATCGCGATCTCCTCAGCGACCTGCCGCCGAGCGCGAAGCTCGTCGCCAAGGTCCTCGAGGGCGACGCGCCGCTTTCACAGGGGCAGTTAGCTGAGGAGTCGCTGCTCCCTGACCGCACCGTGCGCTACGCCCTCAATCGGCTGGAGGAGCAGGGACTCGTCGGCTCGCGGTACTCGTTCAAGGACGCGCGCAAGCAGGTCTACTACCTGAACCGGTAGGCAGGTCGTCGCTCGCTCCGAAGCCGTTCGACGCCGTCGCCGCCGCCATCGTCATCGCCCGCGCGTCGGTTGCGGAGGCCGGTTGGAATCCCCCCTTTTAAGTCCACGACTTCCTACCCTGAGCTATGGAGCTCTCGGTGGTCGTCCCGACGCTCAACGGTCGGGACAGGCTGGCGGCCAGCCTCGACGCGCTGGCGGCCGAAGCGCCGGACGTGGAGGTGATCGTGGTGAACGGTCCCTCCGCAGACGGGACGACCGGGATGGTCCGCGACCGCGACGACGTGGACGTCCTCGTCGAGATCGCCGCGCGCAACGTGAACGTCGCCCGCAACGCGGGCCTGGAGGTGGCTGACGGCGACGCGATCGCCTTCCTCGGCTACGACCACGAGGTCGAACCCGGGTGGCGCGAGGGAGTGGCCGACGCGTTCGCCGAGGGGGCGTCGGTCGCCACAGGGCCGCTGCGGCGGGCGGTGCGCGGCGGCGCGACGAGCGACGGGCTCGAGCGTCGGCAGATCGCAGACAGGGAGGTGTCGTATTTCAACGGCCGCAACGTCGTCTTCGCGCGCCCCGTGCTGGCGGAGCTGGACGGGTTCGACGAGTACCTCGAAACCGGCGGCGCGCGCGACGCCGCCCACCGCCTCGCGGGAATGGGCGTGGACGTGACGTGGCGCGGCGACGTGGCCGCCCGGCGTCGCGCGGAAGCGACCGACGGCGGGATCGAGCGCCGGGACCTCGGCTGGAAGTACCGGGCGCTCGCGTACCGGCTCACGAAGAACTACGGGGTCCGACCGACGGTCCTCCGCCGAACGCTCAGCCACGCCGTCGGCGACGCCGCGGGCGCCTTGCGCGACGTCGTCGGCGGCGAGGCGACTCCCACCTCGTGGGCGCGAAACGGGCGCGACGTGATCGCGGGCATCTCTTCTGGCGCCTCCGACGGGCTCGTCGCCCGCGCCCGCGACCGCTCGCCGAAGCGGAACCCGAACGGCGTCACCGCGCGGGCCGACCGCGCCGTCGCGCGGTACGACCGACGGACGGACTGAGGGGGACGGCGGCCTGTCACACGTCCGCACCGGGAGCCAGCGCGTCGATGACGCGCGCGGCGTTCTTCGAGAGCGCGCGGTCGAGCAGGTCCTCGGGCACGTCGAGCGTGAGCACCTCCATCACGCCGACGTCGGGATGGGTGTCGGGCGCGCCCGAGCCGAACAGCACGCGGTCGGGGTGTTCCAAGAGCCCCCGTTCGAGCACGTCTCGGAACCGGACGAACGCGGTGTCGAGGTAGAGGTCGTCGTGGGAGTCCAGCAGCTCCAGCGCATCGTCCATCAGCCCCCGATCGAGGGGGTAGCCGCCGAACGACGAGAGGATCACCGGGAAGTCGTACGACAGCACCGTCTCGGCGACCGCGTCAGGCGGGTAGCCGCGTCCGGCGTGGACGATGACCGGCTCGCCGGCGACGGCGATCTGGTCGAGCGTCTCCTCGGTCGGGAGCCCGTCGCTCACGGGGTCGAGCACGAAGCCGTGAAGGCGGCTGTCGTAGGCGTACTGCTCCACGTCGCCGGGATCGGTGTGGTGGTCCGCGGGAGCGGCAGCGAGGTTGCGAAGCCGGGAGACAGCGGAGTCGCCGGGGTCGCGGGGACCGTTCAGCCGCGCCATCGCGCGGAACGGCCGGTCGACCGAGAGGCGTGCGACGGCGTTGTTCGCGCGGAGGTACCCCTCACCCGCCGGACGCGGTCCCGGCGCGACTGCCGACTGGACCACACCCGCCTGGTGCATCTCGCGCTGGAGCCGTTCTGGAGAGCTGTCGCGTCCGCGAGAGGCGACGACCGCCCCGTCCTCGGGGTCGAGGCGCGCGTGCACGTCGACCACGCGGAACCCGTGCTCCAACTCCAACATCTATCTCCTCCCTACGACGCTCCCGACTTGAGTGTTGCAGTCTCCGGGCCATCGATCGAGCGTCGGGAACCCGCTGCGTTCGGCGCCCGCAATCGCGCCGGCGCTGCGACGAGCTCTCACGTCGCAGTCGACTAGTTTTCTCGGTACTCGCTACGATATCTTCATATGGAATCGCGACCTATCTACTCGTTGATCACTCCATGAGCTACATGCAGCAACCCCTCTACGTTCTGACTGAGTCGACCCAGCGAACCAGCGGCACCGACGCGCGTCGGTCGAACGTCGCCGCCGGGCGAGCCGTCGCGAGCGCGGTCCGAACGACGCTCGGTCCCCGCGGGATGGACAAGCTGCTCGTCGACTCCTCGGGCGGGGTCGTCGTCACGAACGACGGCGCGACGATCCTGAGAGAGATGGACATCGAGCACCCGGCGGCGCAGATGCTCGTCGAGGTCGCCGAGACCCAGGAGTCAGAAGTCGGGGACGGCACGACGACGGCCGCGGTGCTTGCGGGCGAGCTGCTCGCGCGCGCCGAGGGACTCCTCGACGACGACGTCCATGCGACGGCCGTGGTCGAGGGGTACCACGAAGCGCTCCGGCTCGCGCTCGACGCCGTCGACGGGCTGCTCGTCGAAGGCGAGGTCGACCGCGACGCGCTGGTGACGGTCGCCGAGACCGCCATGACCGGCAAGGGAACCGGTGACGTCGCGACCGGCGTGCTCGCCGAGATCGTCGTCGACGCGGTGCTTCAGGTGGCAGACGACGGCCGCCGGGTCGACCGCGACGACATCCGCGTGTTCACCCGAACGGGCGCCTCCGCGGCCGCGACCGAACTCGTCCGCGGCGTCGTCTTCGAGGAGGAACCCGCCGCCGACAACATGCCCCGCAGCGTCGAAGACGCGACCGTGGCCGTGCTCGACATGAAACTCGACGTGCGCTCGGGCGAGGTAGACACCGAGTACACGATCACCTCCGTCGAGCAGCTCGACGCCGCGATCTCCGCGGAGGACGCCGAGCGCCGCGGGATCGCCGAGACGCTCTCAGAGGCCGGCGTCGACGTGGTCTTCAGTTCGAAGGAGATCTCCGATCCCGTCGCCGCGTACCTCGCCGACGCTGGCATCCTCGCGTTCTCCAACGTGAAGACGAGCGAGGCGCGCGCCTTCGCCCGCGCCACCGGCGCTCGACGCCTCGGGACGCTCGACGGCATCGAGTCCGGCGATCTCGGCACCGCCGCGTCCGTTCGCGTCGAGCGCCACGGCGGCGACGATGTGACCTTCCTCGACGGGAGCGACGACTCCCGCACCGTGACGCTGTACGTGCGGGGATCGACCGACCACGTGGTCGACGAGACGGAGCGCGCGATCGACGACGCCCTCGGCGTGGTCGTCGCCGCTCACGCGGACGGCGAGATCGTCCCCGGCGCCGGCGCCGTCGAGATCGCGATCGCCGATCGCCTCCGCTCGGGCGCCAACGCGGTCACCGGACGGAAGTCGCTGGCGGTCGAGGCGTTCGCCGACGCCGTCGACGCCATCCCGCGAACGCTCGCGGAGAACGCGGGGCTCGACCCGATCGACGCGCTGGTCGACCTGCGCGCGCGCCACGACCGCGAGGGCGTCGCCGGCATCGTGATCGACGGGCCGTCCGTCCAGATCACCGATCCCCGTGACGACCGGGTCGTCGACCCGGCGGCCGTCAAGCGCGAGGCATTGGAGTCCGCAACCGAGGCAGCGACGATGATCCTCCGCATCGACGACGTCATCGCGGCGAACTGAGCTGCGCACGGCCGAGTTTTCGGGGGATATCTTGGGACGGTAGCGACACCGACGGCCGCTAAAGGCTCGGAAGGGACCAGTCTCTCCGAACTGCGACCAGCCGAAGCGCGAACACGCCGACTGCGACCCCCAGCGTCGCTGTCGCGCCCCGGACACCGGCCGTACCGGCGAGGACGTAGGCGACGCCGCCCAGCAGCGCGGGCGTCGCATAAAAGTCCTCACGGAGCACGACGGGCGTTCTGGTGAGCAAGAGGTCCGACAGCGAGCCGCCGCCGACGCCGGTGAGCGTCGCGGTGACGACGACGCCGAACGCCGAGAGGCCGGCATCGGCGCCGACGGCCGCGCCCGAGGCGGCGAACGCCGCGAGCCCGACCGCGTCGGCGACGAGGAACGCCGAGTGGTCGCGGACGCGACCCGCTCCCCCAGACAGCGCCGCCGCGACGAGGAGGCCGACGCCGACGCCCGCGAGCACCACCAACACGTCGCCCGTCGAGCGCAACGCGGCGGGGACGCGGCCGACCAGCACGTCGCGGATGGTGCCGCCCCCGAGCGCGGTGAGCACGCCGAGCGTCGCGACGCCGAACGGGTCGAGGTCGGCGTCGGCGCCCTTGAGCGAGCCCGCGACGGCGAACGCGAGCAGGCCGACGAGGTTCATCGCCGCGACCGCGGCGGCGGCGGGGACGGTCGAGGCGGCGGCGGTCACCGCCGAGACGGCCGAGACGACCCACACGGCTCAGGCCGTCGGCACCGTCGCCGAGACTTCCTCCTCGAACGAGAGCGTCACGGCCCGACCGGGCGCGATGTCGAACGCCTCGTCGCCGCGTCCCTGGTTCGCGTCGCACTCGACGAAGCCGTGGCTGCCGACGGTGACGAGGGGGTCGTGTTTGTCCACGTCGGCGAACGTCTCGACGACCGGCACCTCGCGGACGCCGGCGGCGGTCTCGACGGCGATCGTCTCGCCGACGCGCCCCTCGAGGAAGTCGCCGGGGACGTTGGTGACCGCGTTGCCGAAGTCGTCGACGACGAGCACTTCGCCGGAGGCCGTGTCGGACTCGACCCAGGCGTCGGGGATCGCGTAGTCGTCGTAGTCGTCGGCGCGGACGAACCCCTCGAGCGACTCGATCGCGTCGACGCCGGCCTCGTGGACCCGGGCGGCTGCGGGCGCGAACACGTCGCGCCCGTGGAACGTGCTGGACCGTGGATCGGGGTCGTCGACCGCGTACACGTCGATCGCGTCCGCGGGGTCGGCGTCGGGACCGACGTGCTCGGCCGCCAGCGCGCGGGCCGGCGGAAGCAGACAGCCGTTGTCTGGCCCGACGAGCGCGTGGTCGCCCGCGCGGACGCAGACGGCCGCACGGTCGGTCCCGACCCCGGGGTCGACGACGACGAGGTGGACGCCGGGCGGGAACTCGGGGAGGACGAAGCGGAGCCAGAAGGCGGCCGCACGAGGGTCGCCCTGCGGGAGGTCGTGAGCGACGTCGACCAGGTCCGTGACGCCGCGCGAGCGGAGGACGCCCTTCATCGCGGCGGGGTACGGCGAACCGAAGTCGGAGGCGAGCGTCAGCATTCGAAGGTCACGCCGGGTCGGCGGTTGATCCGTCGCGGTCCGTTTCGATCGACGCGTCCGCACCGTTGGCGTCCGAGGAGGACACCTGTCGGATGCGGTCGACGCCGTCGATCTCCTCGATCGTCGCGACGACCTCGTCCGGCACGAGTGGCCTCCAGCCGTCGCCGCGGATCATGCGCTGGCGGAGTTCACTCCCCTCCAGCACCTCTCGACGGAACATCGGCGAGGAGCGGACTTCGACGCCCGCTTCCTCGAACAGGCGGACGACGAGGGGGTTGTTCGAGTACGCCACGTCGAACTTCGGCGACATCGACTGGACGTGGCTCACCCACACCGAGTTGCGCTCGAGGTCCTCGATCGGAACCACGTACGTGGTCACGTCGAGATCGGCCAGCGACTTCGTCACCATCATCACGCGCTCGCCGGCGGTGAACGGGTTGCGATGGGTGTGGGAGTCGCCCGCCGACCCGATGCCGAGGACGAGTTCGTCCACGTCGTCGGCGATCTCCTCGACCATGTGGTGGTGGCCGTTGTGGTACGGCTGGAACCGCCCGATGTAGAACCCCCGCATGCGTGGACGTATCTCGCGGCGAGTTTAAAAGCCCGGCGAGTGGTGCGGGGGCAGACGAACGCCGGTCACCGCGTCGCTACTGGCCGTTCTCGCTCGGGCGAGCGCGGCTCACGGGGGGAGAAAGTATATGAATCGACAGACCCTGTTTCTCGGTAGTAACGATTCTATGAGCAACGATCGAAACGACAGCCGGGACGGCGATGACGTCCTGGGCCCGGAGGACGCTCCTGCCGACGACGACCCCGAGTCGAACGGGATTGACGGCGGGAGATCCGGCGGGACCACCGGCGGCCGTTCGGTGGGCGCCTCCAACGATCCCTCCGACCAGGACGCCGACATCGACGACCTCGGGAGCGATGTCGAGATCGACGCGGAAATCGACGAGGAGATCGCCGAGGACCACCTCCTCGGCGGCCTCCAGATCGACTCGACCAACGACATCGAGGTCCCCGACCGGCTCGTAGACCAGGTGATCGGGCAAGAGCACGCCCGCGACGTCGTGATGAAGGCGGCAAAGCAGCGCCGCCACGTGATGATGATCGGCTCGCCCGGGACGGGTAAGTCGATGCTCGCGAAGGCGATGTCCGAGCTCCTCCCGAAAGAGGAACTGCAGGACGTGCTCGTGTACCACAACCCCGACGACGGCAACAACCCCAAAGTGCGGACGGTGCCGGCGGGCAAGGGCGAACAGATCGTCGAGGCCCACAAGGAGGAGGCCAGAAAGCGCAACCAGATGCGCAGCTTCCTCATGTGGATCATCATCGCGGTGGTGCTGGGCTACTCGCTGCTCGTCGTGAGCAACATCCTCCTCGGCATCCTCGCTGCCGGTATTATCTACCTCGCGTTCCGCTACGGCTCGCGCGGCAGCGACTCGATGATACCGAACCTCCTCGTCAACAACGCCGACGAGAAGTCGGCGCCGTTCGAGGACGCCACCGGCGCCCACGCCGGTGCGCTGCTGGGCGACGTCCGCCACGACCCGTTCCAGTCCGGCGGGATGGAGACGCCGAGTCACGACCGCGTCGAGGCCGGCGCCATCCACAAGTCGAACAAAGGCGTGCTGTTCGTCGACGAGATCAACACCCTCGACATCCGGTC contains:
- a CDS encoding SAM hydrolase/SAM-dependent halogenase family protein — translated: MLTLASDFGSPYPAAMKGVLRSRGVTDLVDVAHDLPQGDPRAAAFWLRFVLPEFPPGVHLVVVDPGVGTDRAAVCVRAGDHALVGPDNGCLLPPARALAAEHVGPDADPADAIDVYAVDDPDPRSSTFHGRDVFAPAAARVHEAGVDAIESLEGFVRADDYDDYAIPDAWVESDTASGEVLVVDDFGNAVTNVPGDFLEGRVGETIAVETAAGVREVPVVETFADVDKHDPLVTVGSHGFVECDANQGRGDEAFDIAPGRAVTLSFEEEVSATVPTA
- a CDS encoding nicotinamide-nucleotide adenylyltransferase, whose product is MRGFYIGRFQPYHNGHHHMVEEIADDVDELVLGIGSAGDSHTHRNPFTAGERVMMVTKSLADLDVTTYVVPIEDLERNSVWVSHVQSMSPKFDVAYSNNPLVVRLFEEAGVEVRSSPMFRREVLEGSELRQRMIRGDGWRPLVPDEVVATIEEIDGVDRIRQVSSSDANGADASIETDRDGSTADPA